In the genome of Pseudomonas putida, one region contains:
- the lipA gene encoding lipoyl synthase: MNEILPVAPRPAPLEPGIKLRGAEKVARIPVKILPTEEVPRKPEWIRVQIPTTPEVARIKALLRKHKLHSVCEEASCPNLGECFSGGTATFMIMGDICTRRCPFCDVGHGRPKPLDVDEPRNLAIAIAELRLKYVVITSVDRDDLRDGGAQHFVDCLREIRQRSPGIQLETLVPDYRGRMDVALAITEQEPPDVFNHNLETVPRLYKAARPGSDFEWSLDLLEGFKQRIPGVPTKSGLMLGLGETDEEVLEVMQRMREHQVDMLTLGQYLQPSRSHLPVQRFVHPDTFAWFAEQALAMGFSNVASGPLVRSSYHADQQVAAVAASVG; encoded by the coding sequence GAGCCCGGAATCAAGTTGCGCGGCGCCGAGAAGGTGGCGCGGATCCCGGTGAAGATCCTGCCCACCGAGGAGGTGCCGCGCAAACCGGAGTGGATCCGCGTGCAGATCCCGACCACGCCGGAGGTGGCGCGCATCAAAGCCTTGCTGCGCAAACACAAGCTGCACAGCGTGTGTGAGGAGGCCTCCTGCCCGAACCTTGGAGAGTGTTTCTCAGGCGGCACGGCGACGTTCATGATCATGGGCGACATCTGCACGCGCCGTTGCCCGTTCTGCGACGTCGGCCATGGCCGGCCCAAACCGCTGGATGTCGATGAGCCCCGGAACCTGGCGATCGCCATCGCCGAGTTGCGCTTGAAATACGTGGTCATCACCTCGGTCGACCGGGACGATCTGCGCGACGGCGGGGCGCAGCACTTCGTCGATTGCCTGCGCGAGATCCGCCAGCGTTCGCCGGGTATCCAACTGGAAACCCTGGTACCGGATTATCGTGGACGCATGGACGTGGCGCTGGCGATCACCGAGCAGGAGCCGCCGGATGTGTTCAACCACAACCTGGAAACCGTGCCGCGCCTGTACAAGGCGGCACGGCCGGGTTCGGACTTCGAGTGGTCGCTGGATCTCTTGGAAGGTTTCAAACAGCGTATCCCCGGCGTGCCGACCAAGTCAGGGCTGATGCTGGGGCTGGGCGAGACCGACGAAGAGGTGCTTGAAGTGATGCAGCGCATGCGCGAGCATCAGGTCGACATGCTGACCCTGGGGCAGTATCTGCAGCCCTCGCGCAGCCATTTGCCGGTGCAGCGCTTCGTGCACCCGGACACCTTTGCCTGGTTCGCCGAGCAGGCGTTGGCCATGGGCTTCAGCAACGTGGCCTCGGGGCCATTGGTGCGCTCTTCGTACCATGCCGATCAGCAGGTGGCGGCGGTGGCGGCGAGCGTCGGGTAG